A single genomic interval of Acidobacteriota bacterium harbors:
- a CDS encoding 50S ribosomal protein L11 methyltransferase, with protein sequence MSAQNYLRRRYRVLAKDQEALSAWLWEQGTLGIQELGSPELRVGDDPELWAERVPEPDSEILLEAYFPVEAEGPGEPPAELRASLEGDHLQAEEDWLATHREIARPLLIGRRLMVDPRELDSEPRVVPEGRTLLRIPARTAFGTGSHESTRLVLELMEDLALDGRRVLDVGAGSGILAMAALSFGARSAVGVEIDPAAVLMAGQYARTNRLRPLLTAGGLEILAPRPAFSLALVNILPERMLPWIHRLPPLLEDGAVALFSGILEVAA encoded by the coding sequence ATGTCCGCCCAGAACTACCTCCGCCGCCGGTATCGGGTGCTGGCTAAAGATCAGGAGGCTCTATCAGCCTGGCTCTGGGAGCAGGGCACCCTGGGGATCCAGGAACTGGGCTCTCCGGAGCTCCGCGTCGGGGACGATCCGGAGCTGTGGGCCGAGCGGGTCCCGGAGCCGGATTCGGAGATCCTGCTGGAAGCCTATTTCCCGGTGGAGGCGGAAGGACCGGGTGAGCCACCGGCGGAGCTCCGGGCGAGTCTGGAAGGTGATCACCTCCAGGCCGAAGAAGACTGGCTGGCGACCCATCGGGAGATCGCTCGTCCGCTGCTCATCGGCCGGCGGCTGATGGTGGACCCCCGAGAGCTCGACAGCGAGCCGCGGGTAGTGCCCGAAGGACGGACGCTGCTGCGCATTCCCGCCCGCACCGCCTTCGGCACCGGCAGCCACGAAAGCACCCGGCTGGTGCTCGAGCTGATGGAGGATTTGGCGCTGGACGGACGGCGAGTGCTCGACGTTGGCGCCGGCAGTGGTATCCTAGCCATGGCTGCACTCAGCTTTGGAGCCCGTTCGGCGGTCGGTGTAGAGATCGACCCGGCGGCGGTGCTCATGGCGGGACAATACGCCCGCACCAATCGGTTGCGCCCGCTGCTGACAGCGGGTGGATTGGAGATTCTCGCCCCGCGGCCGGCGTTTTCCCTGGCGCTGGTCAATATCCTGCCGGAGCGGATGCTGCCCTGGATTCATCGGCTTCCGCCCCTGTTGGAGGACGGAGCGGTGGCTCTTTTCTCCGGAATTCTGGAAGTTGCCGC